The following coding sequences are from one Beggiatoa alba B18LD window:
- a CDS encoding class I SAM-dependent DNA methyltransferase — translation MTVDDFINTWRNSELTERSGSQQHFLQLCQLLGEKTPAELDPDGEFFTFEKGANKTTGTRGWADVWLKGCFAWEYKGKGKDLRKAFVQLQQYALALENPPLLIVSDMEMIEIHTNFTNTVAEVHLIELADLRDPSKLKLLKTIFDKDRIESVFKPQRTRDAVTLDVARKFTELAQRLRSRGHDPQQVAHFINRLVFCMFAENTEILPNKIFTRLLESVLKEIRKQNRFQSRVSQLFAAMQTGDSFGIEDIAWFNGGLFDDDSVLSLEEADIKQVVEVARYEWKDIEPSIFGTLFERGLDPDKRSQLGAHYTDRDSIMRILEPVIFTPLKAEWEQIKLQIQSLLEKQGKGTRKTKKSKNELDADGLYHGFLERLNNLQVLDPACGSGNFLYLALLGLKDLENKVLIDAEMMGLERQFPRVSPKNLNGIEINPYAAELARVTVWIGQIQWVLKHGYDLPKNPVLEKLDNIECCDALLTTTGIEKTWKTVDFIVSNPPFLGDKKMISVLGEEHVTQLRDLFQGRVAGGADLVCYWFEKARAQLAQGRVQAVGLVSTNSIRGGSNRKVLDRIVETGRIFHAWGDEPWVNEGAAVRVSLVCFTSPEKQQLYPITMLDNQVTSEIYSDLTAPNTAQALDLTKAKPLAENANTAFIGTQKNGAFDITGDLAREWIKSSFNPNGKPNSDVLRPWANGMDIVRRYSDTWIIDFGVNMSEDDASLYEKPFEYILKNVKPSRENLRRDGHRKYWWRYGETRSGMRNAIKPLSRFIATTMTAKYRLFVWLPKIQLPENLVVAIARDDDTTFGVLHSRFHELWSLRLCTWLGKGNDPRYTPSTTFETFPFPEGLSPNIPASDYADNPHAQAIATATKRLNELRDNWLNPPNLVQRVPEIVAGYPDRILPIDAEAEKELKKRTLTNLYNQKPQWLVKAHDTLDKAVATAYGWEHNLSDDEVLGRLLALNLERSAE, via the coding sequence ATGACAGTCGATGACTTTATCAATACTTGGCGCAATTCAGAATTAACTGAACGTTCTGGTTCACAACAACATTTTCTCCAGCTTTGCCAGTTGCTCGGCGAAAAAACTCCCGCCGAACTCGACCCCGATGGCGAATTTTTTACCTTTGAAAAAGGCGCGAATAAAACCACAGGGACAAGAGGCTGGGCAGATGTTTGGTTAAAAGGCTGTTTTGCTTGGGAATATAAAGGCAAAGGTAAGGATTTAAGAAAAGCCTTTGTACAGTTACAGCAATATGCGCTTGCTTTAGAAAATCCGCCGTTATTAATCGTTTCTGATATGGAAATGATAGAAATTCATACGAATTTCACAAATACCGTTGCAGAAGTTCATTTAATCGAATTAGCAGATTTACGTGACCCGTCAAAACTCAAACTGTTAAAAACTATTTTTGATAAAGACCGTATCGAATCGGTTTTTAAACCACAACGCACGCGGGATGCGGTTACTTTAGATGTTGCCAGAAAATTCACAGAGTTAGCGCAACGTTTACGCAGTCGAGGACATGACCCGCAACAAGTCGCCCATTTTATTAATCGGCTTGTGTTTTGTATGTTTGCCGAAAATACCGAAATTTTGCCGAATAAAATTTTTACACGGCTTTTAGAGTCTGTTTTAAAAGAAATTCGAAAACAAAACCGCTTTCAATCACGGGTTAGTCAATTGTTTGCCGCCATGCAAACGGGGGATAGTTTTGGTATTGAAGATATTGCTTGGTTTAACGGCGGTTTGTTTGATGATGATAGTGTTTTATCGCTGGAAGAAGCGGATATTAAACAGGTTGTAGAAGTTGCTCGTTATGAATGGAAAGATATAGAGCCTTCCATTTTCGGCACGCTGTTTGAGCGCGGTTTAGACCCTGATAAACGCAGTCAATTAGGGGCGCATTATACTGACCGTGATTCTATTATGCGGATTTTAGAACCCGTGATTTTTACACCTTTAAAGGCTGAGTGGGAACAAATAAAGTTACAAATTCAGTCTTTGTTAGAAAAACAGGGGAAAGGGACTCGTAAAACTAAAAAATCTAAAAATGAGCTTGATGCTGATGGTTTGTATCATGGTTTTTTAGAGCGGTTGAATAATCTGCAAGTGCTTGACCCTGCTTGTGGTTCTGGAAACTTTTTATATTTAGCTTTGTTAGGCTTAAAAGATTTGGAAAATAAAGTATTGATTGATGCGGAAATGATGGGCTTAGAAAGACAATTTCCGCGTGTCAGCCCTAAAAATTTAAATGGGATTGAAATTAATCCTTATGCGGCTGAATTAGCACGGGTTACGGTGTGGATTGGGCAGATTCAGTGGGTGTTAAAGCATGGTTATGATTTGCCGAAAAATCCCGTTTTAGAAAAATTAGATAATATCGAGTGTTGCGATGCTTTATTAACCACAACAGGGATAGAAAAGACTTGGAAAACTGTTGATTTTATTGTGAGTAATCCGCCATTTTTGGGCGATAAAAAAATGATTTCTGTTTTAGGTGAGGAGCATGTCACGCAGTTACGCGATTTATTTCAAGGACGAGTCGCAGGTGGTGCGGATTTAGTCTGTTATTGGTTTGAAAAAGCACGGGCGCAGTTAGCGCAAGGGCGCGTGCAGGCGGTTGGGCTGGTTTCTACAAATTCCATTCGTGGCGGTAGTAATCGTAAAGTCTTGGATAGAATTGTGGAAACAGGGCGAATTTTTCACGCATGGGGTGATGAGCCTTGGGTTAATGAAGGCGCGGCGGTGCGGGTGTCTTTGGTTTGTTTCACTAGCCCAGAAAAACAGCAACTTTACCCCATCACGATGTTAGATAATCAGGTAACATCTGAAATATATAGCGATTTGACCGCGCCGAATACAGCGCAAGCCTTAGATTTAACCAAAGCGAAGCCATTGGCGGAAAATGCAAATACGGCTTTTATCGGTACGCAAAAAAATGGCGCGTTTGATATTACTGGCGATTTAGCCCGCGAGTGGATTAAATCTTCTTTTAATCCCAATGGAAAGCCAAATAGTGACGTTTTGCGCCCTTGGGCGAATGGTATGGATATTGTGCGCCGTTATTCAGACACTTGGATTATTGATTTTGGTGTGAATATGTCTGAAGACGATGCCAGTTTGTATGAAAAACCGTTTGAATATATTTTAAAAAATGTTAAGCCATCGCGTGAAAATTTACGACGAGATGGACATAGAAAATATTGGTGGCGATATGGGGAAACTCGTTCAGGTATGCGCAATGCTATCAAACCGCTATCCCGCTTTATTGCGACAACGATGACCGCAAAATATCGTCTTTTTGTTTGGTTACCAAAAATTCAACTTCCTGAAAATTTAGTAGTTGCCATTGCCCGCGATGATGATACGACTTTCGGCGTTTTACATTCCCGTTTTCATGAACTTTGGAGTTTGCGCTTGTGTACATGGTTAGGCAAAGGCAATGACCCACGTTACACGCCGAGCACAACTTTTGAAACTTTCCCCTTTCCCGAAGGCTTAAGCCCCAACATTCCTGCGAGTGATTACGCCGATAATCCGCACGCACAAGCGATTGCTACAGCGACAAAACGCTTAAATGAACTACGTGACAACTGGCTAAATCCGCCTAATCTGGTGCAACGTGTTCCTGAAATCGTCGCGGGCTATCCTGACCGTATTTTGCCGATAGACGCAGAAGCAGAAAAAGAGTTAAAAAAACGCACTTTAACTAATCTTTACAATCAAAAACCGCAATGGCTTGTTAAAGCACACGACACGTTAGATAAAGCGGTCGCCACTGCTTACGGTTGGGAACACAATTTAAGTGATGATGAAGTATTAGGGCGTTTATTAGCGTTGAATTTAGAAAGGAGTGCGGAATAA
- a CDS encoding beta strand repeat-containing protein, with translation MHFHKTVISHWFYQSMLGLIVLCLSTLAQATTYTVTTLEDSGTGSLRQAILDANANPTDDEIVFAVNGIISLTSTLSINNNGSLTIIGNGAENTIISGSDTVRVFLVNAGTKAKITRLNITHGMTSLGAGIALSGQLILEDCIISNNTAEYGAGITAFYSDNSAPPIALTITRCLLTQNQSMNWGGAIMMLVNASPFDPAKITANIVDSTISENTSGEGGGIYSQSSTLTLTNTDVIHNIAKNGGGISTNGSIVKIEQSTIDKNQAIATPEQFKTTGQGSGGGISAVASTITLTNSSLNGNTASYGGAGAYLLNSQAIFSKVTINANTATRGGGLYFGSNKNQQLYITDSEIAHNAVIPFDVYTVLGGGITIEGGGLVIENTIISDNTTTNDGAGIGLSNTYGFGVTAKITRSQFIRNNANNMGGGLSANGLNKENGVSVAISDSIFNGNFAKTSGGGIGYGLSEKDFWIINSLFYNNSALSGGGVFHESKGTLHVINTTLTNNYAYYGGNLFINASVTGIGNTALINSIVANNLRGGDCYNHRGTITDGGTVSAQNSLIKDGLTCINGTNLNNLTGDPALNADFKPLLSSPVVDKGNNVLLTQYIADPKTDLGLNARIDGNAVDIGAYELQRITISPINTNCNLATATEISLLCNANDVEITKPLTVTATGNMSNLVISATVMNQGWLSNLYIKPTGTIVGGILTGKVTNRGTLTDIDFKGNLLEGGLLTGTIRNSSAVQGEINNVRLADNATLTGGILSGRIIGNPNAPAKISNVTIKAGSHLSGVVLGEGVTQTSNITIETAVTLPALPRVYAFDAIGEPTTTNSQFLGGISVGNTAHTTTATLNLSNPVKIKGRVWIDPAHIDKTAEFFVYAAYTHNENAEPKYYMLDKTGTIHLWNKEPTTLIPFTQNTLLETMHDITIYTGRFVATGKLDIVFGYRLADGTTVMNEEEMMQVMINP, from the coding sequence ATGCATTTTCATAAAACGGTTATTTCGCACTGGTTTTACCAGTCTATGCTTGGGCTTATCGTGCTATGTTTAAGCACGTTAGCACAAGCAACTACTTATACAGTCACAACTTTAGAAGACAGTGGCACAGGTTCATTACGTCAAGCTATTTTAGACGCAAATGCAAATCCAACAGACGATGAAATTGTTTTTGCGGTGAATGGAATAATATCCTTAACCTCAACATTAAGTATTAATAACAATGGTAGTTTGACGATTATAGGAAATGGTGCAGAAAATACAATTATTAGCGGTAGCGATACTGTTCGAGTTTTTCTTGTCAATGCAGGAACAAAAGCAAAAATCACCCGCTTAAACATTACGCACGGAATGACAAGTCTGGGAGCGGGGATTGCGCTAAGTGGTCAATTAATATTAGAAGACTGTATTATCAGTAATAACACAGCAGAATATGGTGCAGGTATTACAGCTTTCTACTCCGATAACAGTGCTCCCCCGATAGCCTTGACAATCACTAGATGCCTATTGACACAAAATCAAAGTATGAATTGGGGAGGCGCGATAATGATGCTCGTGAACGCATCACCCTTCGACCCTGCCAAAATAACCGCTAATATTGTGGACAGCACCATTTCTGAAAATACCTCAGGGGAAGGAGGTGGCATTTATAGTCAAAGTTCTACCCTGACACTGACGAATACAGACGTTATCCATAATATAGCCAAAAATGGGGGGGGTATTTCTACCAATGGTTCTATCGTTAAGATTGAACAAAGTACAATAGATAAAAATCAAGCAATTGCGACCCCCGAACAGTTCAAAACGACTGGACAAGGTTCAGGTGGCGGGATTAGCGCAGTAGCAAGCACTATTACCTTAACAAACAGCTCGTTAAATGGAAATACCGCTTCATATGGCGGTGCTGGTGCTTATCTCTTAAATAGTCAAGCCATATTCTCAAAAGTCACGATTAACGCTAACACAGCGACCCGTGGCGGTGGTCTCTATTTTGGTTCTAACAAAAATCAACAACTTTATATTACAGACAGTGAGATAGCCCATAACGCCGTTATCCCTTTTGATGTTTATACCGTTTTAGGGGGTGGAATTACCATTGAAGGGGGTGGATTAGTCATCGAAAACACGATAATTAGTGATAACACAACCACCAACGACGGGGCGGGTATAGGACTATCAAATACATACGGTTTTGGCGTTACTGCTAAAATTACGCGCAGTCAGTTTATTCGTAATAATGCCAATAACATGGGGGGCGGACTTTCTGCAAATGGACTGAACAAAGAAAACGGTGTTTCTGTTGCGATTTCTGATAGCATTTTCAACGGCAATTTCGCAAAAACTAGCGGTGGTGGCATTGGTTATGGACTGAGTGAAAAAGATTTTTGGATTATCAATAGCCTTTTTTATAACAATTCAGCACTGAGTGGGGGCGGTGTGTTCCATGAAAGTAAAGGAACACTTCACGTCATTAATACAACACTCACTAACAACTACGCATACTATGGCGGTAATCTTTTCATCAATGCCTCAGTCACGGGAATTGGTAACACCGCCTTGATTAACAGCATCGTTGCTAACAACCTCCGTGGTGGAGACTGTTACAATCATCGCGGAACGATAACAGATGGCGGCACTGTTTCTGCACAAAACAGCCTTATAAAAGACGGACTCACCTGTATTAATGGAACAAACTTAAACAACCTAACGGGCGACCCTGCTTTAAATGCAGACTTTAAACCCCTTTTATCTAGCCCCGTCGTTGATAAAGGCAATAATGTCCTACTGACTCAATATATCGCTGACCCTAAAACAGATTTAGGTCTTAATGCCCGTATTGATGGCAATGCAGTTGACATCGGCGCGTATGAACTACAACGGATTACCATTTCCCCCATCAATACAAACTGTAACCTCGCCACTGCGACAGAAATTAGCCTTTTATGTAATGCCAATGATGTCGAAATTACCAAACCGCTCACCGTCACCGCAACAGGCAATATGAGCAATCTGGTTATTTCCGCTACAGTAATGAATCAAGGCTGGCTCAGTAATTTATATATCAAACCCACAGGCACTATTGTAGGCGGTATCTTAACGGGAAAAGTGACCAATCGCGGCACACTCACCGATATCGACTTTAAAGGCAATCTATTAGAAGGCGGACTGCTTACAGGCACAATTCGCAACAGCAGCGCGGTACAAGGCGAAATCAACAATGTCCGTTTAGCGGACAATGCCACACTGACAGGCGGGATTTTATCAGGGCGCATTATTGGCAATCCCAACGCCCCCGCGAAAATTAGCAATGTCACCATTAAAGCAGGTAGCCATCTAAGCGGTGTCGTTTTAGGGGAAGGCGTGACACAAACAAGCAACATAACGATAGAAACAGCCGTTACCTTACCAGCATTACCCCGTGTCTATGCCTTTGACGCAATAGGCGAACCAACCACCACCAACAGCCAATTTTTAGGCGGTATTAGCGTTGGTAACACCGCCCATACAACTACGGCAACTCTCAACTTATCCAATCCCGTCAAAATTAAAGGGCGAGTATGGATAGACCCCGCACACATAGATAAAACAGCCGAGTTTTTTGTTTATGCGGCTTACACCCACAACGAAAATGCTGAACCCAAATACTACATGCTCGATAAAACAGGCACTATCCATCTGTGGAATAAAGAACCGACAACCCTAATCCCATTCACACAAAACACCCTCCTAGAAACAATGCACGATATAACTATCTACACAGGACGCTTTGTTGCGACAGGTAAACTCGACATTGTCTTTGGATACCGACTAGCGGATGGTACAACGGTGATGAATGAAGAAGAAATGATGCAAGTAATGATTAATCCGTAA
- the pepN gene encoding aminopeptidase N — protein MIYQENTQAIYRKDYQQPDFFIDSVDLHFSLDEDVTLVHSRMTIRPRTENQKKPLILNGELLVLKSLKFNGHVLNATQYHVDKTHLTLPNVPAEAFELESIVEIKPQENTALTGLYQSSGNYCTQCEAEGFRRITYFLDRPDVMARYTTTIVADKSRYPVLLSNGNRVEYGELNDGRHWVKWADPFPKPSYLFALVAGNLYCHGGKFTTRSGREVRLEIWVEPQNHDQCEHALQSLQKAMRWDEERFGLEYDLDIYMIVAVGDFNMGAMENKGLNVFNAKFVLCRPDTATDDDYEGIEAVIAHEYFHNWTGNRVTCRDWFQLTLKEGLTVFRDQQFTEDMTSAAVKRIQDVRILRSAQFAEDQSPMAHPIRPESYIEMNNFYTVTVYNKGAEVIRLYQTLLGKDGFRRGMDLYFQRHDGQAVTCDDFRAAMADANQVDLTQFERWYDQAGTPVVEASGVYDATAKTYALTLRQQVPEHLQAWHIPVAVGLLGKEGQDLSLQLEETAPAKTTQVLELRELEQTFTFKNISELPIPSLLRHFSAPIKLNFSCQRQELAFLMAHDSDPFNRWEAGQQFAQQVIFDLLADWQAGKTLQLDALFSEAVLKILQDDKLDGSIKSLMLTLPTENFLGQQQAEVAVDGLFAVRQFVLKQLAEVHYAEWLAIYRANHQMPYSNSATAIACRRLKNTALHYICRLDTPETVNLAEKQFKQSDNMTDQQSALMCLVNTFSEERGQAIEYFYQQWRHNPLVLDKWFSVQATSYLPDTFDNVKALLQHQDFTLKNPNRARSLIAVFSQNQAQFHRADGLAYQLHADIVLQLNATNPQIASRFVSVFNHWRRFDANRQALMQAQLNRIIQHPNLSKDVYEVVSKSLNVKG, from the coding sequence ATGATATATCAAGAAAATACTCAAGCTATTTATCGTAAAGATTACCAACAGCCCGATTTTTTTATCGATAGTGTCGATTTACATTTTTCATTAGATGAAGATGTCACGCTGGTACATAGTCGAATGACGATACGCCCGCGTACTGAAAACCAGAAAAAACCATTGATTTTAAACGGTGAATTGTTGGTTTTAAAAAGCCTAAAATTCAATGGGCATGTGTTGAATGCAACGCAGTATCATGTTGATAAAACCCATTTAACCCTTCCTAATGTTCCCGCAGAAGCATTTGAGTTAGAAAGTATTGTTGAAATTAAACCGCAGGAAAATACCGCATTAACAGGATTATATCAATCCAGTGGCAATTATTGCACACAGTGCGAGGCGGAGGGCTTTCGCCGTATTACGTATTTTTTAGACCGTCCTGATGTGATGGCTCGCTATACGACGACGATTGTCGCGGATAAAAGCCGTTATCCTGTGTTGTTGTCGAATGGGAATCGAGTTGAATATGGGGAGTTAAACGACGGTCGCCACTGGGTGAAATGGGCTGACCCGTTTCCAAAACCAAGTTATTTATTTGCCTTAGTCGCGGGCAATTTATATTGTCACGGTGGAAAATTTACGACGCGCTCAGGGCGCGAAGTGCGTTTAGAAATTTGGGTTGAACCGCAAAACCATGACCAATGCGAACATGCGTTGCAGTCTTTACAAAAAGCCATGCGTTGGGATGAGGAGCGGTTTGGGCTGGAATACGATTTAGATATTTATATGATTGTCGCCGTTGGTGATTTCAACATGGGGGCAATGGAAAACAAAGGCTTAAACGTTTTTAACGCCAAATTTGTCTTGTGTCGCCCTGATACCGCAACTGATGATGATTATGAAGGTATTGAGGCTGTTATCGCGCATGAATATTTTCATAATTGGACAGGCAACCGTGTCACTTGTCGTGATTGGTTTCAATTGACGTTAAAAGAAGGTTTAACCGTTTTTCGTGACCAGCAATTTACGGAAGATATGACTTCTGCCGCCGTGAAGCGGATTCAAGACGTGCGCATTTTACGCTCGGCACAATTTGCCGAAGACCAAAGCCCGATGGCGCATCCGATTCGCCCTGAATCGTATATTGAAATGAATAATTTCTACACGGTAACGGTGTATAACAAAGGCGCGGAAGTTATTCGTTTGTATCAAACGTTACTGGGTAAAGACGGTTTTCGTCGGGGGATGGATTTATATTTTCAGCGTCATGACGGGCAAGCGGTGACGTGTGACGATTTCCGCGCGGCAATGGCGGACGCGAATCAAGTCGACCTGACGCAATTCGAGCGTTGGTACGACCAAGCAGGCACGCCCGTTGTAGAAGCAAGCGGGGTTTATGATGCGACAGCAAAAACTTACGCTCTGACCTTGCGCCAGCAAGTACCTGAGCATTTGCAAGCGTGGCATATTCCTGTTGCTGTCGGTTTACTGGGCAAAGAGGGGCAAGATTTATCTTTGCAGTTAGAAGAAACTGCGCCCGCGAAAACCACGCAAGTGTTAGAATTACGCGAATTAGAACAGACATTTACCTTTAAAAATATTTCTGAGTTGCCTATCCCTTCACTACTTCGCCATTTTTCCGCACCAATTAAATTAAATTTCTCGTGTCAACGGCAAGAATTAGCCTTTTTAATGGCGCATGATAGCGACCCGTTTAACCGTTGGGAAGCTGGACAACAGTTTGCGCAACAAGTGATTTTTGATTTACTCGCAGATTGGCAAGCGGGCAAAACGCTACAACTAGATGCGTTATTTAGCGAAGCCGTTTTAAAAATCCTACAAGATGACAAGCTCGACGGCTCGATTAAATCCTTAATGTTGACCTTACCAACGGAAAACTTTTTAGGGCAACAACAGGCAGAAGTCGCGGTCGATGGCTTATTTGCCGTACGGCAGTTTGTCTTAAAACAGTTGGCAGAAGTGCATTATGCGGAATGGTTGGCAATTTATCGCGCAAATCATCAAATGCCTTACAGCAACAGTGCCACCGCGATTGCGTGCCGTCGCTTAAAAAATACCGCGTTGCACTATATTTGCCGTTTAGACACGCCCGAAACGGTGAATTTAGCCGAAAAGCAGTTTAAACAAAGCGATAACATGACCGACCAGCAAAGTGCATTAATGTGCTTGGTGAATACGTTTAGCGAGGAAAGAGGGCAGGCGATTGAGTATTTTTATCAACAATGGCGACATAATCCGCTGGTGTTAGATAAATGGTTCAGTGTGCAAGCCACAAGTTACTTGCCTGATACCTTTGATAATGTAAAAGCGTTGTTACAACATCAGGATTTTACGTTAAAAAATCCTAATCGCGCCCGCTCCTTAATCGCCGTTTTTAGCCAAAATCAAGCACAATTCCACCGTGCGGATGGGTTAGCCTATCAATTGCACGCGGATATTGTTTTACAATTGAATGCAACGAATCCGCAAATTGCGTCGCGCTTTGTCTCCGTATTCAATCACTGGCGACGCTTCGACGCAAATCGTCAAGCCTTAATGCAAGCGCAATTAAATCGCATCATTCAACATCCTAATTTATCAAAAGATGTGTACGAGGTGGTGAGTAAAAGTTTGAATGTGAAGGGGTAG